In Deinococcus psychrotolerans, a genomic segment contains:
- a CDS encoding sensor histidine kinase: MSDQQSTPAPVWSSDDLRRQAEEQLQAQPSQHSEANFQHLRHDFEAQQHELQVHQVELLLQNEELQRSNQALELARDKYQELYDMAPVGYFSLDKGGHIVEVNAAGSAQLGLSRPHLLGRRFLLFVDESSRTSLATLLKRLGSGAASGRGRLELRLLPQSAGGAGAGGPTVPLEGQLDAVLSSGGDIRLAITDITALKAAQSTILALNDTLETRIVARTVQVQELNEELELFVQSTMQALDTPLRHISSFAGLLKHAQPAATPAPTAAASPAPQDTQTVYPEALREHYLREMVSAAEHVQVLAAALTEYFRLGRQRARFIPVSLEKVLAEVKKSLAGELEGRQIVWEQHRLPTVTGDSRTLQLLFFHLLDNALKFSETRSEVRICIGVSENNTEYIISVQDNGVGFNMRQKSRLFALFQQLHSPRQFRGLGLGLAVVKRVVLRHGGRVWGEGKEGEGASFWVALPKEAGVRR, encoded by the coding sequence ATGAGCGATCAGCAAAGTACGCCCGCTCCAGTTTGGTCTTCTGACGACCTGCGGCGGCAAGCCGAGGAGCAGTTACAAGCTCAACCCTCGCAGCACAGTGAAGCGAATTTTCAGCACCTTCGGCATGACTTTGAAGCGCAGCAGCACGAGCTTCAGGTGCATCAGGTGGAACTGCTGTTGCAAAACGAAGAATTGCAGCGCAGCAACCAGGCCTTAGAGCTTGCCCGCGACAAGTACCAAGAGCTCTACGACATGGCCCCCGTCGGCTACTTTTCGCTCGACAAGGGCGGGCATATCGTGGAAGTCAACGCGGCGGGCAGCGCTCAGCTCGGCCTCAGCCGCCCGCACCTGCTGGGCCGGCGCTTCTTGCTGTTTGTGGACGAATCCTCGCGCACCTCGCTGGCGACCCTCCTCAAGCGGCTGGGCAGCGGCGCGGCCAGCGGGCGCGGGCGGCTAGAACTCAGGCTGCTGCCGCAAAGCGCTGGGGGAGCAGGCGCTGGGGGGCCAACGGTGCCGCTCGAAGGCCAGCTCGACGCCGTACTGAGCAGCGGCGGCGATATCCGGCTGGCCATTACCGACATCACGGCCCTCAAAGCCGCGCAGAGCACCATCTTGGCGCTCAATGACACCCTAGAAACGCGGATCGTGGCCCGCACCGTGCAAGTTCAGGAACTCAACGAAGAGCTGGAACTGTTCGTGCAGTCCACCATGCAGGCGCTTGACACGCCGCTGCGGCACATCAGCAGTTTCGCGGGCCTGCTCAAACATGCTCAGCCCGCCGCCACGCCCGCGCCCACAGCCGCCGCTTCCCCAGCGCCTCAAGACACTCAAACGGTGTATCCAGAAGCGCTGCGTGAGCACTACCTGCGGGAAATGGTTTCGGCTGCCGAACACGTGCAGGTGCTGGCCGCAGCGCTGACCGAATACTTCCGGCTGGGGCGGCAGCGGGCGCGGTTTATTCCGGTGAGCTTGGAAAAGGTGCTGGCCGAAGTCAAAAAGTCGCTTGCGGGCGAGTTGGAAGGCCGCCAGATCGTCTGGGAGCAGCACCGCTTGCCCACCGTCACCGGCGACAGCCGCACCTTGCAGCTCCTGTTTTTTCACCTGCTCGACAACGCCCTCAAATTCAGCGAAACCCGCTCCGAAGTCCGCATCTGCATCGGCGTTTCCGAAAACAACACCGAATACATCATTTCGGTTCAGGACAACGGCGTCGGCTTTAATATGCGGCAAAAGTCGCGCTTGTTCGCGCTGTTTCAGCAGCTTCACAGCCCGCGTCAGTTCAGGGGGCTGGGGCTGGGGCTGGCGGTTGTCAAGCGGGTGGTGCTGCGGCACGGTGGGCGGGTTTGGGGCGAGGGCAAGGAAGGCGAGGGAGCCAGCTTTTGGGTGGCCCTGCCCAAAGAAGCGGGCGTCAGGAGATAA
- a CDS encoding CofH family radical SAM protein, with protein sequence MKRLTPEDAALLAKAERGERLDHSEITALYSLPLPDVAAVAHSLRLQRTDADTVTFLIDRNINYTNICNVGCNFCAFYRTKRQKDSYTLDFQQISDKIVELEAVGGSRILMQGGVNPELPLEYYTDLLRHIKKHHPSIRIEAFSPEEVLFMEKTFGLDLDTLLDTLIEAGLDGLPGAGGEILEDDIRAKAAPARIRSNDWFRILDAAQRKGLYTISTMVIGFGESYAQRANHLLKIRDQQDKALHDYGIGFAGFAMWSLQTEHTRLHGKAPGASAHEYLQQLAIARIALDNQPNIQASWPAQGFKVAQAALYYGASDLGSTMLEENVVSAAGGHGRHKATVRELVRIAHDAGFKPAIRNSYFQILRYPDVQAALDINQGAEAEEERAVGAGA encoded by the coding sequence ATGAAGCGCCTGACTCCAGAAGACGCCGCCCTGCTCGCCAAGGCTGAGCGCGGAGAGCGGCTTGACCACTCCGAAATCACCGCCCTCTACTCGCTGCCCCTCCCCGATGTGGCAGCGGTGGCCCACAGCTTGCGGCTCCAGCGCACCGACGCCGATACCGTGACCTTTTTGATTGACCGCAACATCAACTACACCAACATCTGCAACGTGGGCTGCAACTTCTGCGCCTTCTACCGCACCAAGCGCCAGAAAGACAGCTACACGCTCGATTTTCAGCAGATTTCCGACAAGATCGTGGAACTCGAAGCGGTGGGCGGTTCGCGCATCCTGATGCAGGGCGGAGTCAATCCCGAGTTGCCGCTTGAGTATTACACCGATCTGCTGCGCCACATCAAAAAGCACCACCCCAGTATCCGCATCGAAGCGTTCAGCCCCGAAGAAGTGCTGTTCATGGAAAAGACGTTCGGCCTCGACCTCGACACCTTGCTCGATACGCTTATCGAAGCGGGTCTGGACGGCCTCCCCGGTGCGGGCGGCGAAATTCTGGAAGACGACATCCGGGCCAAAGCCGCGCCCGCCCGTATTCGCAGCAACGATTGGTTCCGTATCCTCGACGCCGCTCAGCGCAAGGGCCTGTACACCATCTCCACGATGGTCATCGGCTTCGGCGAGAGCTACGCTCAGCGGGCCAACCATCTGCTCAAAATCCGCGATCAGCAGGACAAAGCGCTGCACGACTACGGCATCGGCTTTGCGGGGTTCGCCATGTGGAGCCTCCAGACCGAGCACACCCGCCTGCACGGCAAAGCGCCTGGAGCCTCGGCGCACGAATACTTGCAGCAGCTTGCCATTGCCCGCATCGCCCTCGACAACCAGCCCAACATTCAGGCGTCCTGGCCCGCGCAGGGCTTCAAGGTCGCTCAGGCGGCCCTCTATTACGGCGCGTCGGATCTGGGCAGCACCATGCTCGAGGAAAACGTGGTGTCGGCGGCGGGCGGACATGGGCGGCACAAAGCCACCGTGCGCGAACTCGTCCGGATTGCCCACGACGCTGGATTTAAACCCGCCATTCGCAACAGCTACTTTCAGATTTTGCGCTACCCCGACGTGCAAGCGGCGCTGGACATCAATCAGGGAGCCGAGGCCGAAGAGGAGCGGGCGGTGGGGGCCGGAGCCTGA
- a CDS encoding menaquinone biosynthetic enzyme MqnA/MqnD family protein, whose protein sequence is MYRAGWIHYTNVAPILDDLVLPAGVNAVTGVPTQMNAALLSGEVDIANISAVEFIRNADQLAALPDFSVAVLGSVYSVNLFHSVPWEDLKRVALTAQSATSVALLEVLLRESGLSPSLERAEGTAQELLAAGYDGVLRIGDSALREWYGVVGPLTETTSMTALPHHKGGVTVTDLAQKWFELTGHPFVFAVWAYRQSAPPPAELLQAMRVARRHGIGHLEEVAQRHAQRLGLPERVVQHYLWNFRYHLEAPDRLGLNEFAAKVAPNHPPLVFGPALPGD, encoded by the coding sequence ATGTACCGTGCAGGCTGGATTCATTACACCAACGTCGCTCCGATTCTGGACGATCTGGTGTTGCCCGCTGGGGTCAACGCTGTGACGGGCGTGCCCACCCAGATGAACGCGGCGCTGTTATCGGGTGAAGTGGACATCGCCAACATCAGCGCGGTGGAGTTCATTCGCAACGCGGATCAGCTGGCCGCCCTGCCGGATTTCAGTGTGGCGGTGCTGGGGTCGGTCTACAGCGTCAATCTGTTTCACAGCGTGCCCTGGGAAGACTTAAAGCGCGTGGCGCTGACCGCCCAGAGCGCCACTAGTGTGGCCTTGCTGGAAGTGCTGCTGCGGGAAAGCGGCCTCTCGCCCAGTTTAGAACGTGCAGAGGGTACGGCTCAGGAACTGCTGGCGGCGGGCTACGACGGCGTGCTCAGAATCGGTGACAGCGCCCTGCGCGAGTGGTACGGCGTGGTCGGCCCGCTGACCGAGACCACCAGCATGACCGCCCTGCCGCACCACAAGGGCGGCGTGACCGTCACCGATCTGGCCCAGAAATGGTTTGAGCTGACCGGCCATCCGTTCGTGTTCGCAGTGTGGGCTTACCGCCAGAGTGCGCCGCCGCCCGCCGAATTGCTTCAGGCCATGCGGGTAGCGAGGCGTCACGGCATCGGACACTTGGAGGAAGTCGCCCAGCGCCACGCCCAGCGTCTCGGTTTGCCTGAGCGGGTGGTGCAGCACTACCTCTGGAATTTCCGCTATCACCTCGAAGCGCCGGACCGACTCGGCCTGAACGAATTTGCTGCTAAAGTCGCACCGAATCACCCGCCGCTGGTGTTCGGGCCTGCACTGCCAGGCGACTGA
- a CDS encoding pseudouridine synthase translates to MALNGGYAYHEQIGGRAQGQSLLSYLAGRYPHSTPAEWQARLEQGEVLLSGVPAAGAETLQIGQDLVWRRPPWKEEAAPLHFGVLHQDSAVLAVAKPSGLPTLPGGGFLEHTLLHLVRAEFPQASPLHRLGRGTSGLVLFARTTAAAANLSRAWREQQIGKRYLALAAGRAEQDAYDIRTPIGPVPHPLLGEVYAASPVGKVSRSLARVLERRGTANPQTPSSHTLFEVDILTGRPHQIRIHLASIGLPLLGDPLYGAGGLPLTHLPGLPGDGGYWLHAHQLRFVHPVSGKVLELTAPPPPVLQVGGQLPAQSPGSAGPNTSGG, encoded by the coding sequence ATGGCACTCAACGGCGGTTACGCTTACCACGAGCAAATCGGCGGGCGGGCGCAGGGCCAAAGCCTGCTCAGTTATTTGGCAGGGCGCTACCCGCATTCCACGCCCGCAGAATGGCAAGCCCGCTTGGAGCAAGGCGAAGTGCTGCTCAGCGGAGTACCCGCTGCCGGAGCTGAAACGCTTCAGATTGGACAAGACTTAGTCTGGCGGCGCCCACCGTGGAAGGAAGAAGCCGCGCCGCTGCATTTCGGGGTGCTGCACCAAGATAGCGCTGTGCTGGCCGTCGCCAAACCCAGCGGCCTGCCCACTTTGCCAGGTGGCGGATTCTTGGAACACACCTTGCTGCATCTGGTTCGCGCCGAATTTCCGCAGGCTAGCCCGCTGCACCGCTTGGGGCGTGGCACCTCGGGCTTGGTGCTGTTTGCCCGCACCACCGCCGCCGCCGCAAATTTGAGCAGAGCGTGGCGAGAGCAGCAGATCGGGAAACGCTACCTGGCTCTCGCGGCGGGCCGGGCCGAGCAGGACGCCTACGACATCCGCACTCCGATTGGGCCGGTGCCTCACCCCTTGTTGGGTGAGGTGTACGCGGCCAGTCCGGTGGGCAAAGTTTCCCGCAGCTTGGCACGGGTTTTGGAACGGCGCGGAACGGCTAATCCGCAAACCCCCAGTTCCCACACTCTGTTTGAAGTGGACATCCTGACCGGACGCCCCCACCAGATTCGGATTCATCTGGCCAGCATCGGACTGCCACTTCTCGGCGATCCGCTCTACGGTGCGGGCGGCCTACCTTTGACCCACCTGCCGGGCCTGCCCGGAGACGGCGGCTACTGGCTGCACGCCCACCAACTCCGTTTCGTTCATCCGGTAAGCGGCAAAGTGCTGGAGCTGACTGCGCCCCCGCCGCCCGTTTTGCAGGTGGGGGGCCAGCTTCCGGCTCAGTCGCCTGGCAGTGCAGGCCCGAACACCAGCGGCGGGTGA
- a CDS encoding butyrate kinase, with the protein MLAYVINPGSTSTKLALAEIERGDNPALPSLLRLKLDKTEVMHSALLSGPLELGDLQADLMTAATDWPKPDAVVAACGLIGNLQAGAYRVTPELAEWLLTHPHGEYTSNVGAALALHLAESRGVPAYVVDPPDVDELRPEARVSGLAGVERLSRLHTLNARLVARRAAHEQGLRFQDARVVVAHLGGSISVSAFEGAKIIDTTGARLDEGPFTPSRAGTLPIRALLDVAYSRPRSDAEKLLLSGAGFLGLTGTADLRELERREKTESRVKLAADAFAYQVAKNIGAYSAALSARPHAVAITGGIARWESVVNRIERQIGWIAPLTVLPGDLELEALAEGMGRVLLGLETAQDWTPPGAASAADSV; encoded by the coding sequence ATGCTGGCCTACGTCATCAACCCTGGCTCCACCAGCACCAAATTGGCCCTGGCCGAAATCGAGCGCGGCGACAATCCCGCTTTGCCTTCGCTGCTGCGCCTTAAGCTCGACAAAACCGAGGTGATGCACTCGGCGCTGCTGTCTGGGCCGCTGGAACTCGGCGATTTGCAGGCCGATCTGATGACCGCCGCCACCGACTGGCCCAAGCCCGACGCGGTGGTGGCTGCCTGCGGCCTCATCGGCAATTTGCAGGCCGGAGCTTACCGGGTGACGCCTGAGCTGGCCGAGTGGCTGCTGACCCACCCGCACGGTGAATACACCAGCAATGTCGGCGCGGCGTTGGCGCTGCACCTGGCCGAGTCGCGCGGCGTGCCGGCCTACGTCGTCGATCCGCCAGATGTGGACGAGCTGCGCCCCGAGGCCCGCGTGTCGGGGCTGGCGGGGGTGGAGCGCCTCAGCCGCCTGCACACCCTCAATGCCCGCTTGGTGGCCCGCCGCGCCGCCCACGAACAGGGATTGCGCTTCCAAGACGCCCGCGTGGTGGTGGCCCACCTCGGCGGCAGCATCAGCGTCAGCGCTTTTGAAGGCGCGAAGATTATCGACACGACAGGTGCGCGGCTCGACGAAGGCCCGTTCACTCCCAGCCGCGCCGGAACGCTGCCGATCCGCGCCCTGCTCGACGTCGCTTACAGCCGCCCGCGCAGCGACGCCGAAAAGCTGCTGCTCAGCGGAGCGGGCTTTTTGGGCCTCACTGGAACGGCGGATTTGCGCGAACTCGAGCGCCGCGAGAAAACCGAGAGCCGCGTCAAGCTGGCCGCCGACGCTTTCGCTTATCAGGTCGCCAAGAACATCGGAGCCTACAGCGCCGCTCTCAGCGCCCGCCCTCACGCAGTGGCGATCACCGGCGGCATTGCCCGCTGGGAAAGCGTGGTGAACCGCATCGAGCGCCAGATCGGTTGGATCGCGCCGCTAACCGTACTGCCCGGCGACCTCGAACTCGAAGCGTTGGCCGAGGGAATGGGCCGGGTGCTGCTGGGCTTGGAAACCGCCCAAGACTGGACACCTCCCGGCGCGGCCAGCGCAGCCGACTCCGTCTGA
- a CDS encoding S1C family serine protease, with protein sequence MANRTNTVLITAVVAAALGIGIGATVGRGVVPSAQAVLNSNAQTNTAQNTAATSTTPSASASTASLPSSATASTGDATQPLRAEGTKLVSEANTISIIKQYEPGLVYITTESPANPDAFGQMGGGQSGVGSGFFVDDSGDILTNYHVVTEGGQVQGATIKVRVQNQKVPVEAEIIGLAPQYDLALIRPKNMPKALIKPIPLGDSSALEVGQKTVAMGAPFGFDFSVSEGIVSSVDRQIPIGFNSGGEGITQNAIQTDAAINPGNSGGPLLDSTGRVIGINTQIISPAGAQSGVGQSAGIGFAIPINTAKNLLERLKAAGGGLVLAPTIGVRPGLLAFQTTANGRVGIPVDLSAVPSQLRQQYNLPPSGFLIGEVSAGTPAAKAGLRGGQLRSVGGGQIAVGGDVIVSADGNPVGSIGDLQAAYIGKKVGDSVKLEVESGGKTRSVEVTLDQSSFTTLPPN encoded by the coding sequence ATGGCCAACCGCACCAACACTGTCCTCATTACTGCCGTCGTGGCCGCTGCCCTCGGGATTGGCATCGGAGCCACCGTCGGGCGCGGCGTAGTGCCGAGTGCTCAAGCGGTTCTCAATTCCAATGCCCAAACGAACACCGCCCAGAACACGGCGGCGACGTCCACCACACCTTCTGCCAGCGCCAGCACTGCGTCTTTGCCAAGTTCTGCCACCGCTTCTACTGGAGACGCCACCCAGCCGCTGCGGGCCGAGGGCACCAAGCTGGTGAGCGAGGCCAACACCATCTCGATTATCAAGCAGTACGAGCCGGGGCTGGTGTACATCACCACCGAGTCTCCGGCCAATCCCGACGCCTTTGGGCAGATGGGCGGCGGGCAGTCCGGCGTCGGCTCGGGCTTTTTTGTGGACGACAGCGGCGATATTCTGACCAACTACCACGTCGTCACCGAGGGCGGACAGGTGCAGGGAGCCACCATCAAAGTGCGGGTGCAAAACCAAAAAGTTCCGGTGGAAGCCGAGATCATCGGCCTCGCGCCGCAGTACGACCTGGCGCTGATTCGTCCCAAGAACATGCCCAAAGCCCTGATCAAACCGATTCCTTTGGGTGACAGCAGCGCCCTCGAAGTCGGCCAAAAAACGGTGGCGATGGGCGCTCCCTTCGGCTTTGATTTCAGCGTCTCGGAAGGAATTGTCAGCAGCGTCGACCGCCAGATTCCGATTGGTTTCAATTCGGGCGGTGAGGGCATCACCCAAAACGCCATTCAAACCGACGCGGCCATCAACCCCGGCAACAGCGGCGGGCCGCTCCTCGACAGCACTGGGCGGGTCATCGGGATCAATACCCAGATCATCAGCCCCGCCGGGGCGCAAAGTGGCGTGGGCCAAAGCGCGGGCATCGGTTTTGCCATTCCCATCAACACCGCCAAAAACCTGCTGGAGCGCCTCAAAGCGGCGGGCGGCGGCTTGGTGCTGGCTCCTACTATCGGCGTGAGGCCGGGCCTGCTGGCGTTTCAAACGACCGCCAACGGCAGGGTAGGCATTCCGGTTGATCTCAGCGCGGTGCCCAGCCAACTGCGCCAGCAATACAACTTGCCGCCGAGCGGATTTTTGATCGGGGAAGTGAGCGCCGGCACACCTGCGGCCAAAGCGGGCCTGCGCGGCGGGCAACTGCGCTCGGTGGGCGGCGGCCAAATCGCGGTGGGCGGCGACGTGATCGTGAGCGCCGACGGCAACCCAGTCGGCAGCATCGGGGATTTACAAGCCGCATATATTGGCAAAAAAGTGGGCGACAGCGTGAAGTTGGAAGTGGAGAGCGGCGGCAAGACCCGCAGCGTCGAGGTTACGCTGGATCAAAGCTCGTTTACGACCTTACCGCCCAACTGA
- a CDS encoding CCA tRNA nucleotidyltransferase, whose product MPDHLRPLLPKTPPPSLTPETLGEAAALLRAWHLEALAVLDGEQVLGVVTPGEPNRIQAAPLLDSSAILDEARAALQSFPALVVTQAQRFAAVLLPADLAPPAAPELAERVWSALSAADRELLTALSLQVSGGRLALVGGAVRDALLGLAPIDLDIVLVGGDVESLARQSGLPFLFHPAYQNATLTLPDGRAADLVSARIERYPQAGASPLPHSGTLSQDVLRRDFSLNALALVIGEATGGQTKPELHDPVGGLADLLNRELRPLHSDSLTDDASRLIRGARLAARLELSASPQLLAQVPSALAVAAQTPRLDAELRLMLSEPRPSQVMERLESWGAAVLLPAGAPRVLAALDALPQRPSDAVYAAGFLSSVADQHMADQHAWQDRLALGPRPAALLRRAMDHEYVSPDSAEATLRGVLRPDAYIPLTGKDVLNLGVPAGPQVGKALARLSGLRQAGRVSSREAEEAELLSHLATLPK is encoded by the coding sequence GTGCCAGATCACCTCCGCCCGCTTTTGCCCAAAACCCCGCCGCCTAGCTTGACGCCGGAGACTCTGGGTGAGGCGGCAGCGCTGCTGCGGGCTTGGCATCTGGAAGCGCTGGCGGTGCTGGACGGCGAGCAGGTTTTGGGTGTGGTGACGCCCGGTGAACCAAACCGGATTCAGGCCGCGCCCCTATTGGACAGTTCGGCCATCTTGGACGAAGCCCGCGCCGCGTTGCAGTCCTTTCCCGCGCTTGTTGTTACTCAAGCCCAACGGTTCGCCGCTGTGCTGCTGCCCGCCGACCTCGCTCCGCCCGCTGCGCCGGAGTTGGCTGAGCGGGTTTGGTCGGCTCTGAGCGCCGCTGACCGGGAGCTGCTCACGGCGCTGAGTCTTCAAGTTTCCGGTGGCAGACTGGCCCTCGTCGGCGGGGCGGTCAGGGACGCTCTGCTGGGCCTTGCGCCAATTGACCTCGACATCGTGCTGGTCGGCGGTGATGTGGAAAGCTTGGCCCGTCAATCCGGCTTGCCGTTTTTGTTTCATCCGGCGTATCAAAACGCCACCCTGACGTTGCCGGATGGCCGCGCCGCCGATCTGGTCAGCGCCCGCATCGAGCGCTATCCGCAGGCGGGCGCTTCGCCGCTGCCGCATTCCGGCACCCTCAGCCAAGATGTGCTGCGCCGCGATTTTTCGCTGAACGCTTTGGCGTTGGTGATAGGCGAGGCGACGGGAGGGCAAACCAAGCCCGAACTGCACGATCCGGTGGGCGGCCTGGCAGATCTGCTTAACCGGGAACTGCGCCCGCTGCACTCCGACTCGCTGACCGATGACGCCTCGCGGCTGATTCGCGGCGCACGCCTCGCAGCCCGGCTCGAGCTCAGCGCCTCGCCGCAGTTGCTTGCCCAAGTGCCCTCGGCCCTCGCGGTGGCTGCCCAGACACCCCGCTTAGACGCTGAGCTGCGCTTGATGCTCTCGGAGCCGCGCCCGAGTCAGGTCATGGAGCGGCTGGAAAGCTGGGGCGCGGCTGTCCTGCTGCCCGCTGGAGCGCCCAGAGTTCTCGCCGCGCTGGACGCCTTGCCGCAGCGTCCCAGTGACGCGGTCTACGCGGCGGGCTTTTTGTCCAGCGTGGCCGATCAACACATGGCTGATCAACACGCTTGGCAAGACCGCTTGGCTTTGGGGCCACGTCCGGCAGCGCTGCTGAGGCGGGCAATGGATCACGAATATGTTTCTCCAGACAGCGCCGAGGCGACGTTGCGCGGCGTGCTGCGGCCTGACGCGTACATTCCACTGACCGGCAAAGATGTGCTGAACCTTGGCGTTCCTGCCGGGCCGCAAGTGGGAAAGGCGCTGGCCCGCCTCAGCGGGTTGCGCCAAGCGGGGCGGGTAAGCAGCCGAGAAGCGGAGGAAGCCGAGCTGCTTAGCCACCTCGCCACCTTGCCGAAATGA